The following proteins are encoded in a genomic region of Chloroflexota bacterium:
- a CDS encoding NAD(P)-dependent oxidoreductase gives METIGIVGVGAMGSALLERQRLAQIEPLAYDVDPEALAQARAAGAEPAGSAAELARSATMIDVVVRTDDEVLDCTLGANGILAGAQTGALILLHSTILPGTTRRVAEAASQQGVHVMDACMLSVPAAVRRGELIFLVGGPEEQFARAHPHLLTMAKEARYVGPLGTANVGKLMANLIVGAQTLVLHEALRLGEAGGIPYVRALEMLRDTRGSSGSILDRWESTFDPSGKDPTPRVGQNVMAKDIPLARELAHALGLDLPIIDQLGLAGRRLAESQRRP, from the coding sequence ATGGAAACGATTGGCATCGTGGGCGTCGGCGCGATGGGTAGCGCGCTCCTCGAGCGTCAGCGCCTCGCGCAGATCGAGCCCCTCGCATACGACGTCGATCCCGAGGCCCTTGCCCAGGCCCGCGCGGCCGGCGCGGAGCCGGCGGGATCGGCCGCGGAGCTGGCCAGATCCGCCACCATGATCGACGTCGTCGTGCGCACGGACGACGAGGTACTGGACTGCACTCTCGGCGCCAACGGGATCCTTGCCGGCGCCCAAACTGGAGCGCTAATCCTGCTTCACAGCACCATCCTGCCGGGCACAACGAGACGGGTGGCCGAGGCGGCGAGTCAGCAGGGCGTACACGTGATGGACGCGTGCATGTTGAGCGTGCCTGCCGCCGTGCGCCGCGGCGAGCTGATCTTTCTGGTCGGAGGGCCTGAAGAACAGTTCGCGCGGGCACATCCCCACTTGCTCACGATGGCCAAGGAGGCGCGGTACGTCGGTCCGCTCGGGACGGCGAACGTCGGGAAGCTCATGGCCAACCTCATCGTCGGGGCCCAGACCCTCGTGCTCCACGAGGCTCTCCGGCTTGGCGAGGCCGGTGGCATCCCCTACGTGCGGGCGCTCGAGATGCTCCGCGACACGCGCGGCAGCAGCGGATCGATTCTGGACCGATGGGAGAGCACCTTCGATCCATCGGGCAAGGACCCGACGCCGCGCGTCGGGCAGAACGTGATGGCCAAGGACATCCCGCTGGCGCGCGAGCTGGCGCACGCGCTCGGGCTGGACCTGCCGATCATCGACCAGCTTGGGCTGGCGGGACGACGCCTGGCCGAGAGCCAGCGGCGCCCATAA